Proteins encoded in a region of the Enterococcus gilvus ATCC BAA-350 genome:
- the dtd gene encoding D-aminoacyl-tRNA deacylase, with amino-acid sequence MRAVIQRVSQASVTINETVIGKIDHGFMILLGIHEEDTQADADYLIRKIPLLRVFEDEEGKMNQSLQDVGGSVLSVSQFTLYGDTKKGNRPSFVKAARPETAIPLYNYFNEGLRQAGLTVETGEFGGDMDVALINDGPVTILFDTRDK; translated from the coding sequence ATGCGAGCTGTTATTCAACGTGTAAGCCAAGCCAGTGTAACGATCAATGAGACGGTTATCGGAAAGATCGACCATGGCTTCATGATCCTTTTAGGAATTCATGAAGAAGATACACAAGCAGATGCGGATTATTTGATTCGGAAGATTCCGCTGTTGCGCGTATTTGAAGATGAAGAAGGAAAAATGAACCAGTCTTTGCAGGATGTTGGCGGCAGTGTTTTGAGCGTTTCGCAATTTACACTCTATGGGGACACCAAAAAAGGCAATCGTCCGAGTTTTGTAAAAGCTGCTCGTCCAGAAACCGCTATCCCCTTATATAACTATTTTAATGAAGGCTTGCGTCAAGCGGGGCTTACGGTAGAGACGGGAGAATTCGGCGGTGACATGGATGTCGCGCTGATCAACGATGGACCGGTCACGATCTTGTTTGATACAAGAGATAAATAA